The DNA sequence GCAATCCACCGACAAGATCATCGCCAAAGGTCAGCAACTAGGCCTGATGATCTTCTCCAGCGATCACCAACACACGCTCCGCCCGGAGCCCGGTACCGAGCTGACCGTCGACCTGGCTGGCACCTCCATCGACCTGCCGGTGGTGGGTGGCCCGCTGGCCGTGGGCATCTGCGCCGACGAAGACACCCGGGAGACCGTCGTGATTCGCGGCGAAGACTCCGGCGTCCCGAATCACACCCTGGCCGGGACCTGCACCATCAACCATCACATCCTCGATGAGGCCGAGTGGGAGAACCACGGCGACTTCGTCAGGCATGTAGGTCGGGTGGCTGACCAGCTACGTGCGGCTGGCGTCATCACCCCACGTGAGCGCGGACAGTTGGTCCGTGCCGCCGCCCGCTCGGCGCGGTAAGCCGCTCGTTCACAAGGGGAACGGCATCCGGGCCGCTCGGTTCTCGAGCGGCCCGGATGTCACATTCCGCCTCCACACCAGCCTCGTATCGCGGCACTTCAATACCGTCAGTCACCCAAGGAATAGGGGTAAACCGATTCACGACCACCTGGCGGTATTGAAGCCGTTGACGAGTGGGCAAGAATCCCTCGCTAGAGTGCGAGGATGAGCGGTGATGCGAGCTGGCGCGACCAGCGGCGCGAAGCACTGGCGTCTCAGGCGGCAGCGCTCGAGCGGCGGCAGGCCGCTGAGACGGCGCAAGCTCGGGCACTCATCAGCGATTTCGTGCAACAGATGAACGGGCTCGGCATACCGCCGCACCCCCTACGTGCCCGCGTCCCGGACACCAAAGCCTCATATCGCACCAACGTCACCGGCTGGTATCTGCGCCGGAATCGGTCCCTCGCGGTGAGCGCCGCCGGCGCCTTCTACATCCTCGATGTGCCGGCGAGCGTCACGGCGCGAATACTGGGAGTCCGCCTCGAGCCCACCGACCCACCGCTGGTGGTCGGACGGGGCGCACGCGACGGCGAGTCGGTCCCACTCGAGAAGCTGCTGCGGCTCCGGCTCGAGGCCGCCCATCAGTGGTGATCGTGAGCGGATTAGTGCTGCGAAACCACGACACCGAAGCGCCCATGATCACCAATTGGCAGCACTAATCCGCTCACGATCACCACTGGGGTTGAGCCTTGACCTCAAGTTAAGTTGAGGTTACATCATGACTTCATGACGGCCACAACCACCACCAGGTACACCTACGCCGACCTGCCGGCGTTGATGGCACGTATGACCGGCGACGAGAAGCACCAGCCCAGCGCGACGTCGACGCTGGACGTGCTCTGGACCTTGTACAGCCGGGTCCTCCACGTAGATCCGCGGAACCCAGAAGACCCCGCACGAGATCGTTTCCTCCTGTCGAAGGGTCACGGACCGATGGCGTACTACGCCGTCCTGGCAGCGCACGGATTCTTCCCCGCCGACTGGCTCGACACGTTCACCGGGTACGGATCCAAGCTGGGCCTGCATCCCGATCGGGCCCTCATTCCCGGCGTCGAGATCTCGAGCGGCTCTCTCGGACACGGCCTGCCGATGGCCGTTGGCCTCGCAATGGGACTCCGGACACGGCGAAACCCTGCCCGCACGGTGGTCATGACGGGTGATGCCGAGTTCGATGAAGGCAGCAACCATGAGGCCCTTGTCATCGCCGGCGCACACGAACTCGACCTACTCACCGCCGTGGTGATCGACAACCAGTCGTCGACGCACGGATGGCCGGGCGGGATCGCCCGCCGCTTCTCGGTCGAGGGCTGGGCCACCGAGACCGTCGACGGCAGGGACCACGACGAAATCGCCCGTGCACTGACCGGCGACCATCCACAACGCCCCCTGGCCGTCGTCGCCGTCATCGAGCCGAAAGGGTGACCATGCGTAGTCGCTTCGCCGCCGTCACCTCGCGCCTGATGGACGATCACGAGAACATCGCTGTTGTGCTGGCGGACATCTCGATCTCCCACTTCGCCGCGGCCGCGCGCCGCCATCCACACCGGGTGGTCAACGTCGGAATCCGCGAGCAGGCGATGATCGGCGCTGCGGCCGGGATGGCGCTCGCCGGCCTGCGGCCCATCGCCCACACCTACACGCCGTTCCTCATTGAACGCCCCTTCGAGCAGGTGAAGCTCGACCTCGGCCATCAGGAGCTCGGCGCCATCCTGGTCAGCGTCGGCGCCTCGTACGACGAGACCGGTTACGGGTACACCCACCATGCCCCAGGCGACGTCGCCCTGCTGGACACCCTGCCCGGCTGGACCGTGCACATCCCGGGGCATCCGGACGAGGTTGAGTCGTTCCTGCGCATAGCTGCCCTGAACAACAACCGGGTGTATATCCGCCTCTCCGCCCACACCAACGACAAGCCACATGCGCGCCCGGACGGCCAGTTCACCTTGCTGCGCAGCGGATCTGGCGCGACCGTGGTCGCGGTCGGGCCCATGCTGGAGCGAGTCCTGGCCGCGACGGCGGACTTGGATGTCACCGTCCTGTACGCCCCGACTGTTCGCCCGTTCGACGCGGCTACGCTGAGATACGTTCTGGCCGAGCCAGCCGTAGTGCTCGTCGAGCCGTATCTCCGTGGCACCTCAGCGTCCAAGGTGAGTGAGGCGCTGTCCGATCTACCACATCGGCTGCTGGCGCTTGGCACTCCTGAGCACACGGCCCGCCTCTACGGTTCGCCGTCCGACCACGACATCGAATACGGCCTTGATGTCGCGGGGCTCCGCGCGCGAATCAGCAGCTTCGCCGCACGCAGTGATGCCCCCAGCGCGGTACGGTAGGCCCCGAGCGATGCCATGTGCCAACCTTTTGGTGAGCATCGAATGGCGCTAGCCCGATTCGCCTGGGAGGGATCACGTGGCGGCCACGCACCTCGACCGCTGGGCGCAGTGGCTCCTGCACGACCGCCACGGTGGCGACGAGTCCTCGTTGCGCAAGCAACTCGAGTGGCTCGCACCGGTGCGAGACAAGATCTTGACCGAGGCGTCAGTCGGCCTGGACGACATCGTCCTCGACGTCGGCTGCGGTGAGGGTTTAGTCGGATTCGGTGCGCTGCCCCTGGTCGGCGACAGTGGGCGGGTGGTGTTTACCGAAGTCTCGGAGAAGCTGCTGGAGAGCTGCCGCAACATCGCCTCGGAAATCGGCGTCACACCCCGTTGCAGGTTCGTCCGCACGCCAGCCGAGACGCTCGCCGGAATCGAATCAGGTTCTGTCGACGTCGTCACCACCCGCTCGGTTTTGATCTATGTAGCAGACAAAGCAGCGGCTTTCGACTCCTTCCGGCGAGTATTACGCCCAGGTGGACGGATCTCGCTCTTCGAGCCGATCAACCGCCGTTATCTGGCGCTGAACAAGGACACGCTGTTCGGCTACGACATCCGGCCCGTGGCGGAGGCGGCCGCCAAGGTCCGCGCCGTCTTCGAGAGCGCAGCGCCCCCGGACGGGTCCATGCTCGGATTCGACGAGAGCGACCTGCTCGACTTCGTGGAACGCGCCGGCTTCGAGGACATCACCGTGCGCCTCGAACTCTCGAGTAGCAGCAACACGCCGTACGCCGGCATGCCCTGGAGCAAGCTCCTTGCCACCAGCCCGAACCCCACCGCACCGACGTACGGCAAAGCCATCGCGGAAGCCCTCACAGACGACGAGGCCGCCGCCTTCGAGGCGCATCTGCGTCCACTTGTCGAGGAATCGGCCCCGGGACGGATCCGGCACTCGGTCGCCTACGTCTCAGCCCGCCGCCCCTAGCTGACCACACGCCGCCCGCGTGGATGCCCAGCCGCACCGCGGCACCGACCACGTTGCGCAGAGACGCCGGCGGGGCAACTACGCACCGATCAGGTGCCGGCGCAACCATTCGACAGCGTGCCGGTCGACCTCCCTGGCGTGCGGGGTCTGCTCGGCAGGCTCCATGCCTGGCTCTTCCGCGAGCGCGTGGCCCATACCTGCGATGGTGACGAGATCGGTACGCCCGGGTACGTCACCATGACCGTCGAGCGCTTCGCGCAGCGCACTGGCCGGTTTGGCGAAAGCGTCGGCGTCGTCGTCCTCGCCGACGACGAGAAGCACCGCCGGCTGATGCGGCCGCACAACGTCCCCGGCCCGGGCCACGAAATCCAGCCGCTCAGCAACCTCCGACGACTCAGGCGACCACGGGTAGGTGATGCCGAACTGCCGCGCCATCGCCTCCACCGCCGGCCGAAGTTGCACCAACGGGCTGACCAGAACCGCAGCGTCGATCTTGGCGCTGCTCTCGGCGAGAACCACGAGCGCCACGGCGGCTCCGAGTGACCCGCCGAGCACGCCGAGCGGACCGTCGCTCAGACCCAGCCGATCGCGGAGTTCGGCCATCACCGGCGAGAACTCCTGGGCCGCTTGGTCCACGATCGGCCCTTGAAGGTTGAGCACGGCGTCCTCGAACCCAAGCCGCATGATCTCCTCGAACCCGCCGTCCGGCAGCCGCGAGCCGCTCATGGGCAACCCCAGGTAGATGCGCCACGCGTCGAGACCCTCCAACGGCATTGCCGCCGCAAACGCGGCCTCGGTCCGTGGTGCGTCCATCATGTGCCACGCCACGATGACCGGTGCCGAGCTCCGCTCGGCCGTGGCGGGCGGGAAGGCCACGAATGGGACGCCGGCAGCATGACCGGTGATGTGGTGTGCGGTGTTGGGCATTGGTTCTCCTTCTATATTGGACAGTGTCCAATATAGTTGAACGTTGTACAATTCGCAACCATGAGCACACCGCGGACTCGTGGCCAGCGCGCCGGACTGACTCGCCAGGACGTCCTGACCACAGCGCAGCAACTGATCTCGGAAAGCGGCCTCGATGGGTTGACCATGCGTAGCCTCGCCCGCAGGCTCGACGTCGCCCCCAACGCGCTCTACAGCTACGTGCCGAACAAGACCGCGCTGATCGACGGCTTACTCGATGAGGCCCTTGCCACAGTAGACGCTCCACCCCCAGAGGCGGGCACACCGGCCGACGGGCTGTCAGCGATCATGACCTCGACGTACGAAGTTCTCCTCGCCCACGTTGACCTGGTACCGCTGTACTTGGCCCGACAAGGTGCTCGCGGCCCCAATGCGCGCCGCCTCGGCGACATCATGCTCAGCCTTCTGAGTGCCGCTGGAATCACCGACGCGGCCGCTCACGAGGCCGTGCGCGTACTGATCGTCTACACGATCGGGTTCGCCGCGCTGGCCACCCCGCCTTCCCTCGCCGTGACCAGCGCCGATACCGAAGTCGCGGGACCCCACTCAGAAACAACACCGGCCGGACTACCCCTGAGCGCCGACGAGCTCTCCGCCAACTTCGCCACCGGCCTTCGCTGGCTCCTGGACGGCATCCTCGCCCCCACCTCCCGGTGATCGACAGTGGGTTGTGGCTGTTCTCGGCAGCACAAAATGGGGCAGAAGGTACCAGGGAACAGCCACAACCCACTGTCGATCACCGGGAGGTGGGTGGCGCCCCAGTTGCTCGAAAAGTTCAAGAATGCCTTCCCACATGCTTGATCTGAGCAACTTCTATCGGGCACTATGACGCAACCCGCATCTACCGGTAGCGCTCAGGAGGATCGACGTGGATCTCCAACTGCTGGCGGCGCTTGTCCTCGGGATCGCAACGATCGTCGTGCTCGTGTTGTGGACCCGGCTGGACGCGTTCGTCGCCCTGCTCATCGCCGCGCTCGTGGTCGGTTTCGTCGCCGGCTCACCTGCCACCGACACCCTTGGCTCCATCACCACCGGTTTCGGCAACACCATGGGATCGATCGGCATCGTCATCGGTCTCGGTGTCGCGGTCGGCAAGATACTCGAAGTCTCCGGTGCCGCGGACGCGCTGGCCAGGGCGTTCGTCAAAGCACTCGGCAAGGGCCGAGAACCCTGGGCGATGGCCGGGACCGGCGGTCTCGTGTCCATCCCCGTCTTCTGCGACTCCGGCTACGTGATCATGAACCCGCTCGCCCGCTCCATCGCCCGCAGGAAAGGTGCCGGATACGTCACCCTGGCCCTCGCGCTCGGTTGCGGGATGACACTCACCCACCATCTCGTACCGCCGACGCCCGGTCCGCTGGCTGTCGCCGGGATCATCGGCGCGGACCTCGGTGGCCTCATCCTCGCCGGCCTCGTCTTCACCCTCCTGCTGATGCCGATCGTCGTGATGTACGCCCGCTGGATCGGCCCGCAGCTGGAAGACCAGGTTGTACCTGAGGTCCGCAAAGCGGTCTACAGCTCCGTCACCGTCACCGCCTCCGGAACGTCGGCTACGACGCCCTCGGGCGGTGCCGCGGCCGACGCCGGCACCACGGCAGACAGTGCGGATGCTTCGGCGGCTCGCCCGGGCAGTCCGGCGGCTGTCCACGACGACGAGCCCGTCCACGCACTCGGCGAGGCGCCGCCGGGAGGCAAGCCGCATCGGATGTCGGCGGGCCTGGCGTCACTTCCGCTACTCGTTCCGCTGTTGCTGATCGTCGCCAATACGGTCACCACCGCGATCGACCGGAACAGGCAGGGCGTACTGGCCGGTGACGACGAGTACGAACCGTCCGGCATCGCCGACGTGATGGCGTTCATCGGCAGCCCGGTCGTGGCGCTGATCATCGGCATCCTGCTGGCCGTGTACGTTCTGCTGCCGAAGTGGACCACCCGCACGCAGGTGACCGGATGGCTGGCACAGGCCGCGTCGGCCGCGGGTCTGATCCTGCTCATCACCGGCGCCGGCGGTGCGCTCGGGCAGGTGCTCCGGGATTCCGGTGTCGGCGATGAACTGGCCGAAGCCATCGCGTCGTGGAACCTCCCCGGCGTCCTCGTGCCGTTCCTGATCGCGTCGCTGGTCCGGATCGCCCAGGGCTCTGGAACCGTAGCGATGATCACCGCTGCCTCGGTCTCGGCGCCACTGGTCGTGGGGTTGGGCATCTCCCCCGTCGTCGCCGCATTGGCATGTTGCGCGGGGTCGATGGTCTTCAGCTATTTCAACGACTCCTACTTCTGGGTGGTCACCCGCTTCACCGGGCTCGACGGCATGGCGGCGATCAAGGGCTGGTCAGGCATCACCACAGCCGTGTGGCTCGGATCGCTGCCTCTCCTGCTGATCGCGAGTGCCGTTCTGTGACCGAGAATGACCCTGTGACAGGCAACGCGGTACTTGTCATCGCCGACGACCTCACCGGAGCGAACGCCACCGCCGCCGGGTTCGCGCGGGACGGCCTGCGGGCGGTGACGGTGGGTGCTGACCAGGGGGCTGGCGTCGTGGCCGAGTTCGCCTCGCGTTTCGATGTGGTGGTGGTCAGCACCGATGCCCGCCATGCCAATCCTGCCGACGCCGCTGCGCGGGTCACCGAGACGGTCCGCGCGGGCTGGCCGGTCAAGCTGGTCAGCAACCGGATCGACTCGACGTTGCGCGGCAATGTCGGCGCGACGACCGAGGCGACACTGAAAGCAGTCGCCGCCGAGTCCGGACGGCGCGCCGTCGCCCTGTGTATGCCGGCTCATCCGCAGGCGCACCGGCAGACCGTCGAAGGCGCTCAGCTTCTCGACGGTGTCCGGCTGGAAGACACCGAGCTCGCCCGCGACCCACGATCGCCTGTACACCAGTCCGGCATCGCGGAAGTGCTTCGTCATCAAGCTGATCTACGGGTGACGCATCTACCCCTGTCCTTGGTGACCGGGCCGGCCGACGCCATGCGCCAGGCCGTGCGCGAGCAACTTGCCGGTGGAGCCGACGTGATCGTCGCCGATGCCCTCACCACCGACCATCTCGACCGTGTCGCACGCGCAGCTGCCACGGCCGGAGACGCGGACACGGTGTGGGTCAGCGTTGACTCAGGGCCTGGATCGGTGGCTCTGGCCAGTGCGCTCGGCATCACGAGACACGCTGAAGGCGCTCCGGTGCTCGCCGTATCCGGCTCGGCCACCAGGCTGACCCGGGAACAGCTCGCCAAGCTGTGCGATGAGCTTCCGGTCAGCGTGGTCCGGACAGTGCCTGGGCCAGAGGGTCCAGATGTGGTGCCCGATGTAGATGCGACCGCGGCAGCCTTGGACGTCGCGCTGTCCACGGCCGGTCCGGACGACGTCGTACTTCTTGCGACCGTTCTCGACGAGGCCGACGTCGTCGATCTCGATCCCGGCGCCGCTGAACGTATACCCGCGGCGCTGGCCCGGGTGGTGCGGCGCTCGCTCGAACGTCACACAGTGGACGGCGTCTTCTCAACCGGCGGTGACATCACGGCCGCGCTGTTCGCAGAGCTGGCAGCTCACGGTCTCGACGTCCAGGAGGAACTCGTTCCGCTCGCCGTTGCTGGCACCTTCGTCGGCGGTCCATGGGCCGGACTACCAGTTGTCACCAAGGGAGGTCTGGTCGGCGACGCCGACACCACGGTGGCCTGCGTCCAGCACTTGCGGCGGGCCGCCGAGGCAAGCCGCAGACACGTGCGCACCGCGCAGTCACGCGTGTCCATCACCACCCCGATCAGGAGGACCACATGAGCCGACCCGTACTCGCCGTGACGCTGGGCGACCCCGTCGGAATCGGGCCGGAGATCACCGCCCGCACACTCGCCGAGGTCGCTGGTCAGGACGGGCACCACGGGGTAGCCGTCGGCGACGCCGAGGCGCTACGCAGAGGTGTGCGCGCATCCGGGCTGGACGTCGACGTGCGCCAAGTGAGCGACTTCACGATCGCGCCCGCCGGGCCCGGCACCATCGACGTCCTCGACATCGATGTCCTCGGTTCCGACGTTCCGGACTGGGGTGTGGTCGACGGACGCGCGGGCCGGGCCGCCGTCGTCGCTATCGAGGTCGCTACCCGGGCCGCCATGGCCGGAGAGGTGGCCGGCATCGTCACGGGCCCCATTCACAAGGAAGCCATCTGGGCAGCCGGCTCGAAGCATCTCGGGCACACGGAGATGCTCGGTGAGCTCACCGGAGTGACCCGACAGAACACGATGTTCGTCGTTCGGAATACCGCCGTCGACGGACATCACCTGAGAATCTTCTTCACCACCCGGCACGTCTCCCTGCGCAAGGCGCTCGACCAGATCACCAAGGACACCGTGACACACGCCATCAAGGAGGCCGCGACAGCCTTACATGTCTTCGGCGTGGACGAACCACGCCTGGCGGTGGCCGCCCTCAACCCACACGGCGGCGAGAACGGCGCATTCGGCGACGAAGAGATCGTGCACATCGCGCCAGCATGTGACCGCGCCCGAGCGGAGGGCTTGGCGGTGTCCGGCCCGGTCCCGGCTGATTCGGTGTTCCATCAAGGTCTGGCCGGCCGGTTCGACGGCGTGCTCTCCCATTTCCATGATCAAGGACACATCGCGGCAAAAACCTATGATTTCGACGGCACCATCTCGGTCACCGTCGGTTTGCCCATCTTGCGCACCTCGGTCGATCATGGCACTGCCTTCGACATCGCCGGGACCGGTCAGGCCGATCACCACACCATGCTCTCGGCCTACCTGGCTGCGGTCGACTACAGCCCGTACGTTCCGAGGATCCGTTCGACGTACGGCGGCTGACGAAGGACATTACCGGGGCTGAGCGGAACGAAGGGGGACGGGGACGTGGAGGCACGGGGTGTCCGGCGTGGCACAAGAGAACGACACAAGGCTCTGCTGGAGCTGCTACGGCAAGGAACCACCCACGTGGAGGATCTCGCCGCCACCCTGTCGGTGTCACCGTCCACGGTCCGGCGCGACCTCAGCCGGTTGACCGCCGATCGGCAAGTAGCACGCACATACGGCGGCGCGGTAGTGCCGGAGGCGTTCCACGAGCGGCCGATCGAGGAGAGTGCCCGGGTCCGGCTGCAGGCCAAGGCGGCGATCGCGGCCGCGGCGCGACCCATGATCACCGCGGGCACTACCGTCTTCATCGATGCCGGCACCACGTGCTCCGCCCTGGCCAGGATCGTTGCTGATGATGACTGGCGGGGCGACGGGCCCCTCGTCGTCACCCGTGGGCTGGAAACGGCCAACACGCTGGCGTCGTCGAAGCACGTCGAGGTGGTGATTCTCGGTGGCCGGGTACGCAAGCTCAGTCATGGCCTTGTCGGCCCGCTGACCGACCTCGCACTGGACCGGCTGTCGTTTTCGGTGGCGTTTCTCGGCGCCGACGCGGTGGATCCACGACGAGGCGTCGGTGAGCCCACCCTGGAGGAGACCTCGGTCAAGGAACGGATCGCCGCACGAGCGCTGCGAGTGGTGGTGCTGGCCGACTCGAGCAAACTCGCCGCCGCCGACGACGTCCCGGCCTGGACCAACCTGCGACCGGGTTGGACTTTGATCACCGATGCCGACGCCCCCACGGACCTCGCGGACAGGTGCACGGCCGCCGGGGTCACCCTCGTCCACGCCCCAACTAAATGAGGCTCTTGTGACCTTTCCGTGGGTGAGTTCATGGGGCCGCTGCTGACGGCTCGTGTTGCCCGGGGGCTTTCGGCGGGGTCCAGTTGTGATGTGTCGCGTTCGTCGGGTGGTTGCCGCTGGTTGTGAAGATCGTCGTGTGAACCACGCCGGGCCGGCGGAGCGGTATTCGACGTCGTGGAGATCGTCGTGCCAGCCAGTGCCGCTGTGCGCCGTCGGGATTCACACGACTGGGCACACACCCGTCGTGAAGATCGTCGTGTGAACCACGACCGGCGGCCCAGTGGGCGCGGGCGGTTCGAGCAGGCACGCCACCTAGCCCCAAAAGGGCCCGGGCATGCGCCACAACACACCCAACCGCCCACGGACACACCACCCGCCAAGGCACCTGCGCCCAGAGACACGACAGAAGCGCCCCATTTAGGTGGGCGCGGGTGAGGTGTCAAGGGCCGGCTCCCCCGGGGGGCAGCCCGGGCCCGTCCGGCTGTTCACAGCCGCAAACCTCGCATCCGCCGGAGCACGTCGCAAGCGCGCATGCACTGCTGATCGTTTACGCACTGTTCGGACGCAATCCGG is a window from the Phytoactinopolyspora mesophila genome containing:
- a CDS encoding thiamine pyrophosphate-dependent enzyme, yielding MTATTTTRYTYADLPALMARMTGDEKHQPSATSTLDVLWTLYSRVLHVDPRNPEDPARDRFLLSKGHGPMAYYAVLAAHGFFPADWLDTFTGYGSKLGLHPDRALIPGVEISSGSLGHGLPMAVGLAMGLRTRRNPARTVVMTGDAEFDEGSNHEALVIAGAHELDLLTAVVIDNQSSTHGWPGGIARRFSVEGWATETVDGRDHDEIARALTGDHPQRPLAVVAVIEPKG
- a CDS encoding transketolase family protein, producing the protein MRSRFAAVTSRLMDDHENIAVVLADISISHFAAAARRHPHRVVNVGIREQAMIGAAAGMALAGLRPIAHTYTPFLIERPFEQVKLDLGHQELGAILVSVGASYDETGYGYTHHAPGDVALLDTLPGWTVHIPGHPDEVESFLRIAALNNNRVYIRLSAHTNDKPHARPDGQFTLLRSGSGATVVAVGPMLERVLAATADLDVTVLYAPTVRPFDAATLRYVLAEPAVVLVEPYLRGTSASKVSEALSDLPHRLLALGTPEHTARLYGSPSDHDIEYGLDVAGLRARISSFAARSDAPSAVR
- a CDS encoding methyltransferase domain-containing protein; protein product: MAATHLDRWAQWLLHDRHGGDESSLRKQLEWLAPVRDKILTEASVGLDDIVLDVGCGEGLVGFGALPLVGDSGRVVFTEVSEKLLESCRNIASEIGVTPRCRFVRTPAETLAGIESGSVDVVTTRSVLIYVADKAAAFDSFRRVLRPGGRISLFEPINRRYLALNKDTLFGYDIRPVAEAAAKVRAVFESAAPPDGSMLGFDESDLLDFVERAGFEDITVRLELSSSSNTPYAGMPWSKLLATSPNPTAPTYGKAIAEALTDDEAAAFEAHLRPLVEESAPGRIRHSVAYVSARRP
- a CDS encoding alpha/beta hydrolase family protein yields the protein MPNTAHHITGHAAGVPFVAFPPATAERSSAPVIVAWHMMDAPRTEAAFAAAMPLEGLDAWRIYLGLPMSGSRLPDGGFEEIMRLGFEDAVLNLQGPIVDQAAQEFSPVMAELRDRLGLSDGPLGVLGGSLGAAVALVVLAESSAKIDAAVLVSPLVQLRPAVEAMARQFGITYPWSPESSEVAERLDFVARAGDVVRPHQPAVLLVVGEDDDADAFAKPASALREALDGHGDVPGRTDLVTIAGMGHALAEEPGMEPAEQTPHAREVDRHAVEWLRRHLIGA
- a CDS encoding TetR/AcrR family transcriptional regulator, encoding MSTPRTRGQRAGLTRQDVLTTAQQLISESGLDGLTMRSLARRLDVAPNALYSYVPNKTALIDGLLDEALATVDAPPPEAGTPADGLSAIMTSTYEVLLAHVDLVPLYLARQGARGPNARRLGDIMLSLLSAAGITDAAAHEAVRVLIVYTIGFAALATPPSLAVTSADTEVAGPHSETTPAGLPLSADELSANFATGLRWLLDGILAPTSR
- a CDS encoding SLC13 family permease, whose protein sequence is MDLQLLAALVLGIATIVVLVLWTRLDAFVALLIAALVVGFVAGSPATDTLGSITTGFGNTMGSIGIVIGLGVAVGKILEVSGAADALARAFVKALGKGREPWAMAGTGGLVSIPVFCDSGYVIMNPLARSIARRKGAGYVTLALALGCGMTLTHHLVPPTPGPLAVAGIIGADLGGLILAGLVFTLLLMPIVVMYARWIGPQLEDQVVPEVRKAVYSSVTVTASGTSATTPSGGAAADAGTTADSADASAARPGSPAAVHDDEPVHALGEAPPGGKPHRMSAGLASLPLLVPLLLIVANTVTTAIDRNRQGVLAGDDEYEPSGIADVMAFIGSPVVALIIGILLAVYVLLPKWTTRTQVTGWLAQAASAAGLILLITGAGGALGQVLRDSGVGDELAEAIASWNLPGVLVPFLIASLVRIAQGSGTVAMITAASVSAPLVVGLGISPVVAALACCAGSMVFSYFNDSYFWVVTRFTGLDGMAAIKGWSGITTAVWLGSLPLLLIASAVL
- a CDS encoding four-carbon acid sugar kinase family protein; this translates as MTGNAVLVIADDLTGANATAAGFARDGLRAVTVGADQGAGVVAEFASRFDVVVVSTDARHANPADAAARVTETVRAGWPVKLVSNRIDSTLRGNVGATTEATLKAVAAESGRRAVALCMPAHPQAHRQTVEGAQLLDGVRLEDTELARDPRSPVHQSGIAEVLRHQADLRVTHLPLSLVTGPADAMRQAVREQLAGGADVIVADALTTDHLDRVARAAATAGDADTVWVSVDSGPGSVALASALGITRHAEGAPVLAVSGSATRLTREQLAKLCDELPVSVVRTVPGPEGPDVVPDVDATAAALDVALSTAGPDDVVLLATVLDEADVVDLDPGAAERIPAALARVVRRSLERHTVDGVFSTGGDITAALFAELAAHGLDVQEELVPLAVAGTFVGGPWAGLPVVTKGGLVGDADTTVACVQHLRRAAEASRRHVRTAQSRVSITTPIRRTT
- the pdxA gene encoding 4-hydroxythreonine-4-phosphate dehydrogenase PdxA, whose translation is MSRPVLAVTLGDPVGIGPEITARTLAEVAGQDGHHGVAVGDAEALRRGVRASGLDVDVRQVSDFTIAPAGPGTIDVLDIDVLGSDVPDWGVVDGRAGRAAVVAIEVATRAAMAGEVAGIVTGPIHKEAIWAAGSKHLGHTEMLGELTGVTRQNTMFVVRNTAVDGHHLRIFFTTRHVSLRKALDQITKDTVTHAIKEAATALHVFGVDEPRLAVAALNPHGGENGAFGDEEIVHIAPACDRARAEGLAVSGPVPADSVFHQGLAGRFDGVLSHFHDQGHIAAKTYDFDGTISVTVGLPILRTSVDHGTAFDIAGTGQADHHTMLSAYLAAVDYSPYVPRIRSTYGG
- a CDS encoding DeoR family transcriptional regulator, whose protein sequence is MEARGVRRGTRERHKALLELLRQGTTHVEDLAATLSVSPSTVRRDLSRLTADRQVARTYGGAVVPEAFHERPIEESARVRLQAKAAIAAAARPMITAGTTVFIDAGTTCSALARIVADDDWRGDGPLVVTRGLETANTLASSKHVEVVILGGRVRKLSHGLVGPLTDLALDRLSFSVAFLGADAVDPRRGVGEPTLEETSVKERIAARALRVVVLADSSKLAAADDVPAWTNLRPGWTLITDADAPTDLADRCTAAGVTLVHAPTK